In the genome of Candidatus Rokuibacteriota bacterium, the window GCTCTCGATCAGGCCCTTGACGAACCAGCGCTCCCCTCGGCGGGGGGCTCCGCCCCCCTCCGACTCCTCCCCCCGATGTTGTTCGAGCGTGGCGGGTTCGGCCATGCCGTGAGGCGGGCCACCCGCTGCGCGAGGCCCGAGTCGATTGCGCAGGCAAAGCCTGCGCTCGAACAGCCGCACGCCAGTGGCCGGAACGCCCTGGTCTCTCACTTCTCGCTCTCGATCAGGCCCTTCACGAACCACCGCTGCATGAAGAGGATCACCGCCACCGGCGGCAGGAGCGCCATGATCGCGGCGGCCATCATGACGTTCCACTCCGGGATGTGGGTCCCGGTGCGCGGGATCAGGTTGTTGATCCCGATCACGACCACCTGCATGGACTCCGTGTTCGTGATCATGAGCGGCCAGAGGTACTGGTTCCAGCCGTAGATGAAGAGCACGACGAAGAGCGCCGCGATGTTGGCCCAGGAGAGCGGGAGCAGCATCGACCAGAGGAAGCGCAGGGGGCCGGCGCCGTCGAGCTGGGCAGCCTCGGCCAGCTCGTCGGGGATGGTGAGGTAGAACTGGCGGAAGAGGAACGTGGCGGTCGCCGACGCCATGAGCGGCACGGTCAGCCCCCAGTAGGTGTTGAGCCAGCCCAGGTTGCCGACGACCTCGTACGTGGACATGATCCGCACCGGCACCGGCAGCATGAGGGTGACGAAGATCATCCAGAAGGCCAGGTGCTTGCCGTAGAAGTTGAAGTACACGATCGCGAAGGCCGAGAGCATCGAGATCGCGATCTTCCCCACCGCGATCGCCACGGCCACCACGGCGCTGTTCCAGAGGAGCCGGCCCATGTGGGAGCGGGTCCAGGCAGCCGCGTAGTTCTCCACGAGGTGCGTGGACGGCCGGAGGACCGGCGGCCGGGCCAGCACCTCGTCGACCGTCTGGGTCGAGATCACGAAGGCGTAGTAGAGCGGAAAGGCGATCACCGCCACGCAGGCGAGGAGGAGCAGGTGGACGACCAGATTCCCCCACGGGAGCGGACGGCGCCAGGCCTGGAGAACGGTCAGGGTGGCGGGCAGCGGCCGCGCCACGCTCGTGGCCGCGGGGGCCCCGCCATCAGCGGCCAGTCGCGACCCGCCGGCGCTCAATAGGTCACCTTCTTCTCGAGGTAGCGGAACTGGAGCATGGTCAGGAAGATCACTACCGCCATCAGGATGACCGATTGGGCGGCCGAGGAGCCGAGGTTCAGGCCGATGAAGCCGTCCTTGTACACCTTGAAGACCATGATCTCGGTGGCGCCGCCGGGGCCGCCCTGGGTCACGGCGTGGATGACGCCGAAGGTCTCGAAGAACGAGAACACCATGTTGGCCACCACGAGAAAAAAGCTGATGGGCGACAGGAGCGGGAAGACGATGAAGGCGAAGCGTCGCATCCCGCCGGCGCCGTCCACGCTCGCTGCCTCCAGCACCGAGCCGGGGATGGCCTGGAGGCCGGCCAGGTAGAAGGCGATGTTGTAGCCCAGGTGGGTCCAGACGGTGGCCACGATGACCAGCGCCATCGCCACCCACCCTTTGAGGAGCCAGTAGAACTCGTACGCGGTGATGAACGAGAGGAAGTACGGCAGGACGCCGTACGACGGATGGAAGATGAACAGGAAGATGATCCCCGCCACCGGCGGCGCGATCCCGTAGGGCCAGAGGAGCGCGGTCCGGTAAGCCGTGAGGCCGCGGATCCGCTGGCTCGCCAGCGCCGCCACGGAGAGGCCTGCTCCGACCGCCAGCGCCGTCACGCTGAAGGAGAAGATGAACGTGTTGACGATGGAGGCGTAGTAGTCCGGCGAGGCGAGGAGCTTCAGGAAGTTCTCGAGCCCCACGAAGACGTCGTTGCCCCCGAAGGGGGAGCTCCGGTAGAGGCTCAGCCGCAGCGACTCGAACGCCGGCCAGAAGAAAAAGACCAGCGTGATCGCCACCTGCGGCAGCACCAGCAGGTAGGGCAGCCACCGGTTCCTGAAGAAGGTCCGCTTCATCGCGATCTGCGGAATGCCGTTCGGCTGACCATCCTCGTGGCGACGACAACGAGCGGACGATACACTTCCGCCTAGGCTCGGCGCTACTTCTGCGTCCGCAGGAGTTGCATC includes:
- a CDS encoding ABC transporter permease subunit, with protein sequence MKRTFFRNRWLPYLLVLPQVAITLVFFFWPAFESLRLSLYRSSPFGGNDVFVGLENFLKLLASPDYYASIVNTFIFSFSVTALAVGAGLSVAALASQRIRGLTAYRTALLWPYGIAPPVAGIIFLFIFHPSYGVLPYFLSFITAYEFYWLLKGWVAMALVIVATVWTHLGYNIAFYLAGLQAIPGSVLEAASVDGAGGMRRFAFIVFPLLSPISFFLVVANMVFSFFETFGVIHAVTQGGPGGATEIMVFKVYKDGFIGLNLGSSAAQSVILMAVVIFLTMLQFRYLEKKVTY
- the ugpE gene encoding sn-glycerol-3-phosphate ABC transporter permease UgpE, coding for MTVLQAWRRPLPWGNLVVHLLLLACVAVIAFPLYYAFVISTQTVDEVLARPPVLRPSTHLVENYAAAWTRSHMGRLLWNSAVVAVAIAVGKIAISMLSAFAIVYFNFYGKHLAFWMIFVTLMLPVPVRIMSTYEVVGNLGWLNTYWGLTVPLMASATATFLFRQFYLTIPDELAEAAQLDGAGPLRFLWSMLLPLSWANIAALFVVLFIYGWNQYLWPLMITNTESMQVVVIGINNLIPRTGTHIPEWNVMMAAAIMALLPPVAVILFMQRWFVKGLIESEK